The proteins below are encoded in one region of Limnochorda pilosa:
- a CDS encoding ABC transporter permease: MATEGAATTSRAGRSQRLRYMALGIGLVLMGLCVLLALISPYFLTQQNLTNVLLQSSINTIVAVGMTFVILTAGIDLGVGSVVALSGVVLGGAMKADVPIPGALAVGLGVGALTGFINGVLITKGGVPPFIATLGMMSVARGLALVYTKGQSLYVFPATFLEFFGTGSLGPVPMPALIAAATVAAAYFLLGHTRFGRYAFAIGGNLEAARLSGIRVDAVLIGVYVLAGVTYALGGAVLVGRLNSAQPIAGMGYELDAIAAAVIGGTSLSGGRGSVGGTVIGALIMGVVRNGLNLMNVSSYVQQVVIGSVIVLAVLVDRVQKAHRD; the protein is encoded by the coding sequence ATGGCCACTGAAGGTGCTGCGACAACGTCCCGCGCCGGACGCAGTCAGCGGTTGCGTTATATGGCGCTAGGGATCGGGCTGGTCCTGATGGGCCTGTGCGTCCTGCTAGCTCTGATCAGCCCGTACTTCCTCACGCAACAGAACCTGACGAACGTCCTGCTGCAAAGCTCCATCAACACCATCGTAGCGGTCGGGATGACCTTTGTGATCCTCACAGCGGGTATCGACTTGGGCGTAGGCTCGGTGGTCGCACTCTCGGGCGTCGTACTGGGCGGTGCAATGAAGGCGGACGTCCCGATACCGGGGGCCTTGGCGGTGGGATTGGGAGTAGGGGCGCTCACGGGGTTCATCAACGGCGTGCTGATCACGAAGGGCGGGGTACCGCCGTTCATCGCCACGCTCGGGATGATGAGCGTCGCCCGCGGGTTGGCCCTGGTCTACACCAAGGGCCAGAGTCTCTACGTCTTCCCTGCCACCTTTCTTGAGTTCTTCGGCACCGGCTCCCTCGGCCCCGTGCCCATGCCCGCCCTTATCGCGGCCGCGACGGTTGCTGCAGCCTATTTTCTCCTGGGGCACACCCGTTTCGGGCGCTACGCCTTCGCGATCGGGGGGAACCTCGAGGCGGCTCGGCTATCAGGGATCCGGGTCGACGCAGTCCTGATCGGGGTGTACGTCCTAGCCGGGGTCACCTACGCCTTGGGTGGAGCCGTACTCGTGGGCCGTCTCAACTCGGCACAACCGATTGCCGGGATGGGGTACGAGCTCGACGCCATTGCGGCGGCGGTGATCGGCGGGACCAGTCTTTCCGGTGGAAGGGGGAGTGTGGGAGGAACGGTCATCGGCGCCTTGATCATGGGCGTCGTGCGAAACGGCCTGAACTTGATGAACGTGTCGTCCTACGTCCAGCAGGTGGTAATCGGCAGCGTGATCGTGTTGGCGGTGCTCGTGGACCGCGTGCAGAAGGCGCACCGGGATTAG
- a CDS encoding sugar ABC transporter substrate-binding protein: MREAGRRLVLGLLIVALTLMVGGSALAASQPPRVALIMKTLTNPFFLSMEEGARNAAAELGVRLEVVAAERETSITQQIALIEDMTTRRVDAIVIAPIDSKAVVPALSQAKRAGIPVVNLDNRIDPIAAQESGLQVDIFISADNDIGGRLAGAYLAALMGGGGKVAMLEGIPGVENAEGRKRGFLTAMSLFPDIRVVASQTANWQTEEALNVFTNILQAHPDLDGLFAANDMMALGAIQAIEAAGKMGKVYVTSYDNLEAAQAAILEGKMHATIEQNPALMGYYGVKFALDLIQGRSVPSEYMVPLQVVDRALLERKR; the protein is encoded by the coding sequence ATGCGCGAAGCTGGACGACGGTTGGTGTTGGGGCTGTTGATCGTTGCCCTGACGCTCATGGTTGGTGGCAGCGCCCTTGCGGCATCGCAACCGCCTCGTGTGGCGCTGATCATGAAGACGCTCACCAACCCATTCTTCTTGTCGATGGAGGAGGGGGCGAGAAACGCCGCAGCGGAGCTTGGCGTAAGGCTAGAGGTGGTGGCGGCCGAACGGGAGACCTCCATCACGCAGCAGATTGCCCTCATCGAGGATATGACCACCCGCCGGGTCGACGCCATCGTGATCGCACCCATTGACTCCAAAGCGGTGGTGCCTGCGCTCTCCCAGGCCAAGCGTGCCGGGATCCCCGTGGTGAACCTCGACAACCGCATCGATCCCATCGCCGCCCAGGAGAGCGGGCTTCAGGTCGACATCTTCATTAGCGCCGACAACGACATCGGGGGGCGCCTGGCTGGTGCCTACCTCGCAGCCCTCATGGGCGGCGGGGGTAAGGTGGCCATGCTGGAAGGGATCCCCGGCGTTGAGAACGCCGAAGGGCGCAAGCGGGGCTTCCTTACCGCCATGAGCCTCTTCCCGGACATCCGGGTGGTGGCCTCTCAGACGGCCAACTGGCAGACCGAGGAGGCCCTCAACGTGTTCACCAACATCCTGCAGGCCCATCCCGACCTCGACGGCCTCTTCGCCGCCAACGACATGATGGCCCTGGGGGCCATTCAGGCCATCGAGGCCGCTGGGAAGATGGGGAAGGTGTATGTGACCTCCTACGACAACCTGGAGGCCGCCCAAGCGGCGATCCTGGAGGGCAAGATGCACGCCACCATCGAGCAGAACCCTGCCCTGATGGGCTACTACGGTGTCAAGTTTGCCCTAGACCTGATCCAAGGGCGGAGCGTCCCCAGCGAGTACATGGTACCCCTCCAGGTGGTGGATCGTGCGCTGTTGGAGAGGAAGCGGTAG